A stretch of Anolis sagrei isolate rAnoSag1 chromosome X, rAnoSag1.mat, whole genome shotgun sequence DNA encodes these proteins:
- the LMNB2 gene encoding lamin-B2 isoform X2 encodes MELSAALAQKRDLEDKVASLHTQLAKSEEAHAVAKRQLEAETLLRVDLENRSMSLQEELAFRKNLFEEEVREVRQRHLVEESDPAQKQSQQQEKVAPLALALEELRRQHQAQVELYRAELEQAYRAKLESAKLSSDQNGKVAGAAQEELGEARQRIQALGAQLSALQVQVNVAEERQREAEGHLAREREAFQAALEAKEHEAQEAREQRQRQLTEYQELLDVKLALDMEISAYRKLLEGEEERLKLSPSSLHISVSRATSSSSLWGKRKCREAQEQLSIETSHTSNAFQLDLAKGSVSIEEVDPQGKFVRLRNHSQEDQSLRNWRLKKMTKREAGGEGEEAATYKFSPRFVLRAAQSVTVWSCDAGVTHCPPSALVWRGRSCPWGPGEKARLVLLDAQGEEVATRSLSPEEEEVEVQTFGEEDLFHQQGDPQTTSKGCAVM; translated from the exons ATGGAGCTGTCCGCCGCACTGGCCCAGAAGCGAGACCTGGAGGACAAGGTGGCTTCCCTGCACACCCAGCTGGCCAAG TCAGAGGAGGCACACGCGGTGGCCAAGAGGCAGCTGGAGGCTGAGACACTGCTGCGGGTAGACCTGGAGAACAGGAGCATGAGCCTGCAGGAGGAGCTGGCCTTCCGGAAGAACCTCTTCGAGGAG GAAGTGCGGGAGGTGCGCCAGCGCCACCTGGTGGAGGAGTCGGACCCTGCCCAGAAGCAGTCACAGCAGCAGGAGAAGGTGGCACCCTTGGCCCTGGCCTTGGAGGAGCTCCGCAGGCAGCACCAGGCGCAGGTGGAACTCTACCGGGCAGAGCTGGAGCAGGCCTACCGGGCCAAG CTGGAGAGCGCCAAGCTCTCTTCTGACCAGAATGGCAAGGTGGCCGGCGCAGCCCAAGAGGAGCTCGGGGAGGCCCGCCAGCGCATCCAGGCCCTTGGGGCACAGCTCTCGGCCCTCCAGGTGCAG GTGAATGTGGCGGAGGAGCGTCAGCGGGAGGCGGAGGGGCACCTGGCTAGGGAGCGGGAGGCCTTCCAGGCGGCGCTGGAGGCCAAGGAGCACGAGGCCCAGGAGGCACGGGAGCAGCGGCAGCGGCAGCTGACCGAGTACCAGGAGCTGCTGGATGTCAAGCTGGCTCTAGACATGGAGATCAGCGCCTACCGAAAGTTgctggagggagaggaggagag GCTGAAGCTCTCCCCCAGCTCTCTCCACATCTCAGTTTCCAGGgccacttcctcttcctctttgtggGGCAAGCGCAAGTGCAGGGAGGCCCAGGAGCAGCTCTCCATTGAGACCAGTCACACCAGCAACGCCTTCCAGCTAGACTTGGCCAAAGGCAGCGTCAGTATTGAGGAGGTCGACCCCCAAGGGAAGTTCGTCCGGCTGCGGAACCACTCGCAGGAG GACCAGTCTCTGAGGAACTGGAGGCTGAAGAAGATGACCAAACGAGAggcaggaggagaaggggaagaggctGCCACCTACAAGTTCAGCCCCCGGTTTGTGCTCCGAGCAGCACAGAGCGTCACG GTCTGGTCCTGTGACGCCGGCGTGACCCACTGTCCACCCTCAGCCCTGGTCTGGAGGGGCCGCAGCTGCCCGTGGGGCCCGGGGGAGAAGGCCCGGCTGGTGCTGCTGGACGCCCAGGGAGAG GAAGTTGCCACGAGAAGCCTGTCTccggaagaggaagaagtggaggttCAAACCTTTGGTGAGGAAGACCTCTTCCACCAACAG GGGGACCCCCAGACCACCTCCAAAGGATGTGCCGTCATGtga